A stretch of the Ornithodoros turicata isolate Travis chromosome 4, ASM3712646v1, whole genome shotgun sequence genome encodes the following:
- the LOC135393522 gene encoding uncharacterized protein LOC135393522, with product MDRSGGETWVMAMVAVEDVYHTIWTCVCAREIVLDSFFHRYKQRCPWCIIFFLFHLYFLRKGSSWAPHKMAYLLDMLFHLVCVLWQGLLLTAYFRCATLGMCRTSLVIVVASIAYHTSALCAYYRWLSVTPKEGQPPCLFALCGEQVRLWWCRVPPPSSSVHMEQEMLGHDRHSASMGFSQHALATVEVASQESMSTDVL from the exons ATGGATCGAAGT GGTGGCGAGACGTGGGTCATGGCGATGGTAGCCGTGGAAGACGTGTACCACACCATCTGGACTTGCGTCTGTGCCAGAGAAATTGTCCTCGACTCCTTCTTTCACCGGTACAAACAGAGATGTCCCTGGTGTATCATCTTCTTCCTATTTCACCTTTACTTCCTCCG GAAAGGATCGTCCTGGGCACCGCACAAGATGGCGTACTTGCTAGACATGCTGTTCCACCTGGTCTGCGTTCTGTGGCAGGGACTGCTCCTGACGGCATACTTTCGTTGTGCCACTCTCGGGATGTGCCGAACTTCGCTCGTCATTGTCGTGGCGAGTATCGCCTACCACACGAGCGCCCTCTG TGCTTACTACCGTTGGCTCAGTGTAACACCAAAGGAGGGACAGCCCCCTTGTCTCTTTGCCCTCTGCGGCGAACAAGTACGCCTCTGGTGGTGTCGCGTTCCTCCGCCATCTTCCAGCGTCCACATGGAGCAGGAGATGCTGGGACATGACCGACACTCGGCCTCTATGGGTTTTTCCCAGCATGCATTGGCGACGGTGGAAGTGGCTTCACAGGAAAGCATGTCCACGGACGTGTTGTAA
- the LOC135393523 gene encoding uncharacterized protein LOC135393523: MCSIVASIGLMAEVDILFHSRNPFFILRQFFWVTIRRLQTARNGILAAIVYYLHFIMHILFVTKDIGIVFVMTFLMRDIDEVYHGLAALTTFAKFILAGRQQSLPIFKYLLFVFHYSLMGHREDIILKRKHMFLLDVAYHTFQLGAMMRALPFVSPLAIATLLYHTYILWIFFRWLRLTVPVVKSVLGENGGGALSPAMSRLILALLEAQGGEIPLLRAMERYLRLQEQVRNLTRQLQEHIRRGRDEARQPDQLAEIARRHLD; encoded by the exons ATGTGTTCTATCGTGGCCAGCATTGGCCTCATGGCGGAGGTGGACATACTTTTCCactccaggaatcctttcttcATCTTGAGACAGTTTTTCTGGGTCACCATCCGCAGGCTGCAAACCGCTCGCAACGGAATTCTGGCCGCCATCGTGTATTACCTGCACTTCATAATGCACATCCTTTTCGTCAC GAAGGACATTGGCATCGTGTTTGTGATGACCTTCCTTATGAGAGACATCGACGAAGTGTATCATGGACTGGCAGCCCTGACGACATTTGCCAAGTTTATTTTGGCTGGAAGGCAGCAGTCACTTCCCATCTTCAAGTATCTGCTTTTCGTCTTTCATTACAGCTTGATGGG ACACAGAGAAGACATCATCTTGAAACGAAAGCACATGTTCCTCCTTGACGTGGCGTACCATACTTTCCAGTTGGGCGCAATGATGCGTGCGCTACCTTTCGTGTCACCGTTGGCCATCGCTACGCTCTTGTATCATACTTATATTCTCTG GATATTCTTTCGATGGCTGAGGCTCACTGTCCCCGTCGTGAAATCGGTTCTGGGAGAGAACGGCGGTGGAGCGTTGAGTCCTGCCATGTCCCGACTCATCCTGGCCCTGTTGGAAGCTCAAGGCGGCGAAATTCCGCTGCTGAGAGCGATGGAAAGATATTTGCGTTTGCAAGAACAAGTGCGGAATCTGACGCGGCAGCTGCAAGAGCACATCCGTCGCGGCAGAGACGAAGCACGGCAACCGGACCAGCTAGCAGAGATTGCTAGACGACATCTCGATTGA
- the LOC135392002 gene encoding transmembrane channel-like protein 5, with amino-acid sequence MARRGPPPTDSQNGIQMQHLNHGYMEPAVEDADGYVDPTAAQTAAQIAASFEAPRRPSVPAHTKEIIKQLPSRNLDDLSTAEPHSIALEQATADTPATTMRTRFDARYLTLRVRNAAAHKTSDMNADDLYNILMSDPHLSNQAALQTLRDAKQSLTLKRSVRRRLTQRDARDHGRISWWRRTRYGLALVFEKAKYGVKDVLSHVDLWHSHLKVIQGNYGSGVTSYFLFLRRMFLLNLLLTVLMLGFVTIPQIIYDSVAGERRRQEVGYVNVVVNVFTGAGAFYDSLMYYGHYSNETFSLNGSLHYNMPFAYLLTMACCILACLVILASSLTKSYKRNYIETSMGTRDVYSTKVFAAWDFSIESREAAMLKSRSIYNELKELLSLEKRAETKEPFAVQAAKLVCKIFINVVILAIMAGSGCLVYFLLSKASLENDVPVLQEMTVALVVGALCFVIPTVFLVLSTWEFYRSVHIRLYINLVRVTLIKVVVLGVLAYFWLSSSHVKDQCWEDGLGQEVYRLLIVDTVFVWFLTSGVWEFGRGFVYRYLTPSIGAPELDVAHNTLDLIYTQTLVWFGIFYCPFLPLVASLKLLATFYIKRGSVMWTQPSVRPWRAVHAQTVFLVLTFCSFVLGTGALGYAVLCIQPSAVCGPFRGSTTTYDSVLQSLSGLFTGRLLTYVLSPFVVFLAILVLGLVLYYVRALASAHGEMVRLLREQLILEGKDKVFLLQLFEKAMEQRMPKAKDSPQAQGHLLPVSRGGSSEGSPRRGSAVDSLPRRVHQQGFRYLVAKDKSQ; translated from the exons ATGGCTCGACGGGGCCCTCCACCGACTGACTCACAGAATGGCATTCAAATGCAACATC TGAACCATGGGTACATGGAGCCGGCGGTTGAAGATGCTGACGGTTACGTGGATCCGACGGCTGCCCAGACGGCTGCCCAGATCGCTGCTTCGTTCGAAGCACCCAGACGTCCAAGCGTTCCCGCGCACACGAAAGAGATTATAAAGCAACTACCCTCCAGGAATCTAG aTGACCTGAGCACGGCAGAACCACACAGCATTGCCCTGGAGCAAGCGACGGCAGACACGCCTGCGACGACGATGCGGACACGCTTCGACGCGCGTTACCTGACCTTGCGAGTTCGCAACGCTGCAGCCCACAAAACCAGCGACATGAACGCCGACGACTTGTATAAT ATCTTGATGAGTGACCCTCACCTGAGCAATCAAGCAGCCCtgcagactttgcgagacgccAAGCAGAGCCTGACGCTGAAGCGGTCGGTGCGGAGACGCCTGACGCAGAGAGACGCGAGGGATCACGGCCGTATCTCCTGGTGGCGTAGGACGCGATATGGCCTTGCTCTG GTATTCGAGAAGGCCAAATACGGAGTGAAGGACGTGCTCTCCCATGTGGACCTGTGGCACTCTCACCTGAAAGTTATTCAAGGGAACTATGGTTCGGGTGTTACTTCCTACTTTCTCTTCTTGAGGCGCATGTTCCTTCTCAACCTTCTCCTGACTGTACTCATG CTAGGCTTTGTGACGATACCTCAAATAATCTACGACTCAGTAGCGGGTGAACGACGACGTCAGGAAGTGGGCTACGTCAACGTCGTCGTCAACGTCTTCACCGGGGCG GGGGCCTTCTATGACTCGCTGATGTACTACGGGCACTACAGTAACGAGACGTTCTCTCTGAATGGAAGCCTCCACTATAACATGCCTTTTGCCTACCTGCTGACCATGGCGTGCTGCATACTTGCCTGTCTCGTCATCTTGGCTTCTAG TCTGACCAAGTCTTACAAGCGCAACTACATCGAGACCTCCATGGGCACCCGCGACGTCTACTCCACAAAGGTGTTTGCCGCGTGGGACTTCAGCATCGAATCCAGGGAAGCCGCCATGCTCAAGTCACGGAGCATCTACAATGAGCTCAAG GAGCTCCTGTCACTGGAGAAACGCGCGGAGACCAAAGAGCCGTTCGCCGTGCAAGCCGCGAAGCTTGTCTGCAAAATTTTCATCAACGTCGTCATTCTGGCGATCATGGCCGGCTCCGGATGCTTGGTGTACTTTCTGCTCAGCAAAGCGTCGCTCGAG AATGATGTTCCTGTTCTGCAAGAGATGACAGTAGCACTTGTAGTGGGTGCCCTGTGCTTTGTGATACCAACTGTATTCCTCGTACTCTCGACCTGGGAATTCTACAGATCCGTACACATTCGTCTCTATATCAATCTAGTCAG AGTGACCTTGATCAAGGTGGTAGTGCTGGGGGTGCTGGCATACTTCTGGCTCAGTTCTTCTCAC GTGAAGGACCAGTGCTGGGAGGACGGTCTGGGTCAAGAAGTTTATCGCCTCCTCATTGTGGACACAGTGTTTGTGTGGTTCCTAACTAGCGGGGTGTGGGAATTCGGCCGAGGTTTCGTGTACCGGTACCTCACCCCAAGTATAGGAGCTCCCGAGCTCGACGTTGCCCACAACACGTTGGATCTCATCTACACTCAGACTTTGGTCTG GTTCGGCATATTCTATTGCCCGTTCCTCCCCCTGGTGGCGTCCCTCAAGCTGCTGGCAACCTTCTACATCAAACGTGGCAGCGTCATGTGGACCCAGCCCTCGGTCCGGCCCTGGCGTGCTGTCCACGCCCAGACGGTCTTCCTCGTTCTCACCTTCTGCAGCTTTGTGCTGGGCACGGGCGCTCTGGGCTACGCCGTTCTCTGCATCCAGCCTTCTGCCGTGTGCGGACCTTTCAGGGGATCCACGACCACGTATGACTCCGTGCTCCAATCCCTGTCTGGCCTATTTACTGGTCGCCTGTTGACCTACGTCCTGTCGCCGTTTGTCGTCTTTTTGGCCATCCTCGTTCTGGG ACTGGTTCTGTACTACGTGCGAGCGTTGGCATCTGCGCACGGAGAGATGGTCAGACTCTTGAGGGAACAACTGATTCTC GAGGGCAAGGACAAAGTATTCCTCCTGCAGCTGTTTGAGAAAGCCATGGAGCAGCGGATGCCCAAAGCGAAGGACTCTCCTCAAG CCCAGGGTCATTTGCTGCCAGTGTCTCGCGGAGGGTCGTCCGAGGGCTCGCCACGCAGGGGTTCCGCGGTCGACAGTCTTCCGCGGCGCGTTCACCAGCAGGGTTTCCGCTACCTTGTCGCCAAAGACAAGTCTCAGTGA